One window of the Dendropsophus ebraccatus isolate aDenEbr1 chromosome 12, aDenEbr1.pat, whole genome shotgun sequence genome contains the following:
- the LOC138769499 gene encoding uncharacterized protein — protein MYFYLVILLLQNPGGGHCAVTVSQPPAIAAMLGSSANLTCYMKVEFKVTLNRVNVYWYIPDGNRVKENLFPKLSTKNSRLIDPTLQRELSLTIDNVQLPYTDTYVCETSLLIGTRNTRSTGNGTYLLVYDNFTTSMNHRDIICTVRVQAHKNVDLFWRSQDHEFDNVTSSVNQATNGSFWIFSVLTKETQRCRPHQNLTFTCNLQYMQQSLAESSIEVTCAGDPQPPIFLYVSVLANSLLVLLAVIIISFWMKKRSDRGVQLGVPYENCSASLKRKYNS, from the exons ATGTACTTTTACTTGGTAATTCTCCTACTTCAGAATCCTG GTGGCGGCCATTGTGCGGTTACAGTGTCACAACCACCGGCTATAGCGGCCATGCTGGGCTCCTCCGCTAATCTGACTTGCTACATGAAGGTTGAGTTTAAGGTGACTCTGAATCGGGTCAATGTCTACTGGTATATTCCAGATGGCAACAGAGTAAAAGAAAATCTGTTCCCCAAACTATCCACCAAAAACTCACGGCTCATCGACCCGACGTTGCAACGCGAACTGTCCCTGACCATCGACAACGTACAGCTGCCATATACCGACACCTACGTATGTGAGACGTCTCTACTGATCGGGACAAGAAATACAAGGAGTACCGGGAATGGAACATATCTACTAGTGTATG ATAATTTTACTACATCTATGAACCACAGAGACATCATCTGTACGGTTAGAGTACAAGCACATAAGAACGTGGACCTGTTTTGGAGATCCCAGGACCATGAATTCGACAATGTTACATCCAGTGTGAATCAGGCTACCAATGGTTCTTTTTGGATCTTCAGTGTTTTGACTAAGGAGACCCAGCGGTGCCGACCCCACCAGAACCTAACCTTCACCTGCAATCTCCAATACATGCAGCAGAGTCTGGCGGAGAGCAGCATTGAGGTTACctgtgcag GTGACCCGCAGCCCCCCATCTTCCTATACGTCTCAGTTCTAGCTAACTCCCTCTTAGTTCTTCTTGCTGTTATTATTATATctttctggatgaagaagaggagtgACAGAGGAGTCCAGCTGGGTGTACCATATGAAAATTGTTCTGCCTCCTTGAAGAGAAAGTATAATAGCTGA